A window of the Salvelinus sp. IW2-2015 linkage group LG37, ASM291031v2, whole genome shotgun sequence genome harbors these coding sequences:
- the LOC111960017 gene encoding uncharacterized protein translates to MEYPVFFECQTLDTSQKEKIKKYFEIRRKSGGADCGPVESVGDNVYKIAFIDQKVQERVLQKAHHVLEMPGGPLSLTLRDIPETPHTTTSPVSSQEIRHLLQVKTLPPCGQEHVLHCLSLGKQKINTICRLGEAKLRLLGKVIEKDLGEVVPGVKVTRGDSAQLVLEGSASEVRTARQLVTDKISLVLERVVPEVSLHLLSFLREEYGRPGNLSSLLGLGLHVEVELGDTELRLFSLSSGELDQAEKDLLGKFGEEKIDVPKGALSAELKSKLETKVKEMNQSRCRVVARFGPGCRVQLLGHLKQVQELREEIGAFLRDQSSVRVVGRPQQNHDGAVGEAGAGPRPNETVAATSYHLQGGLHVVVCQGDITKERADALVNAANENLDHAGGVAAALSRAGGPEVQQASRDLVRQIGRVPTGTVVETTGGNLPCKMLLHAVGPVGGSVGGNERPLLEKTVKAALDLAETLELQTLAMPCISSGIFGIPLNVCSEAIVSAVRDFGREQHILTKVTLIDVSGEAVRAMQEACDRLLQGKREFPGWEVESSTTTTTTHAPQRDTTAASARGTAAPEVCVQVEIIQGTIEKQEAFQTAQNAMHIRGFELGSRPEQDIRIVLLGKTGGGKSSAGNTIFRQDDVFLSDSSSISATQICEAHTKNIKGRNITLIDTPGFFDTDIPEEELKPKIGKCITECAPGPHAFLIVLKVERYTVHENEAVAKIETYFSPEAFKYATVLFTHGDQLNGLTIEKFVQQNDELNKLVEKCGGRCHVIDNKYWNTNQQGQYSNQYQVAELLNTIEKMVRENGGGFYTNEMLQEAERLIQAEIESLRKESTGKMTQEEMRKQAKEIVWKKSLIKLSGITTGVVVGAFLGVALVTGIPLTLATKPLIHLVKRQMAASMKTVPTVMANAEGPVIAGETVALIGVGSEIGIGAGVVGIAAGVVAGTAATAGALRGGIVGATAAEEAETVQEAAEKAANAVYHEAKGIYDQAGHLLKGYSNRSDTTGFMHKNHTWNN, encoded by the exons TCCAGGAGAGGGTACTTCAGAAAGCTCATCATGTGTTGGAGATGCCTGGAggacctctctccctcactctgagAGACATCCCGGAGACTCCACACACAACAACCTCCCCAGTCAGCAGTCAGGAG ATTCGCCACTTGCTCCAGGTCAAAACATTACCACCTTGTGGTCAAGAACATGTACTTCATTGTCTGAGCTTAGGGAAGCAGAAGATCAACACCATCTGTCGTCTGGGAGAGGCCAAGCTCCGTCTTCTAGGGAAAGTGATAGAGAAAGATCTAGGTGAGGTTGTTCCAGGGGTGAAGGTGACACGCGGTGACTCAGCTCAGCTGGTGCTGGAGGGTTCAGCAAGTGAAGTCCGGACAGCCAGACAGTTGGTTACAGATAAGATCTCTCTGGTGCTGGAGCGTGTGGTGCCTGAGGTGTCCCTCCACCTCCTGTCCTTCCTGAGAGAGGAGTATGGGAGGCCTGGGAACCTGAGCAGTCTGCTGGGGTTGGGACTCCATGTGGAGGTAGAGCTGGGGGACACAGAGCTCcgtctgttctccctctcctctggggAACTGGACCAGGCTGAGAAAGATCTACTGGGGAAGTTTGGGGAGGAGAAGATTGACGTGCCCAAAGGTGCCCTCTCGGCTGAACTGAAGTCTAAGCTTGAGACGAAGGTGAAGGAGATGAACCAGAGCAGATGCAGGGTGGTAGCCAGGTTTGGTCCTGGGTGTAGAGTGCAGCTGCTGGGCCACCTGAAGCAGGTTCAGGAGCTGAGGGAGGAGATTGGGGCCTTTCTGAGAGACCAGTCCAGTGTAAGAGTTGTGGGACGCCCTCAACAGAACCATGATGGCGCAGTCGGTGAAGCAGGCGCCGGACCAAGACCTAACGAGACGGTCGCAGCCACCAGCTATCACCTCCAGGGGGGGCTGCATGTAGTTGTTTGTCAGGGTGACATCACCAAGGAACGGGCAGACGCACTGGTGAACGCAGCCAATGAGAATCTGGATCACGCTGGGGGCGTGGCTGCAGCTCTGAGCCGGGCAGGGGGGCCTGAGGTACAGCAGGCCAGCAGGGATCTGGTTAGGCAGATAGGGAGAGTACCCACAGGTACAGTGGTAGAGACTACAGGAGGGAATCTGCCTTGTAAGATGCTGCTGCATGCAGTGGGACCAGTAGGGGGCAGCGTAGGTGGGAATGAGCGCCCTCTGCTGGAGAAGACAGTAAAGGCAGCCCTGGATCTGGCAGAGACCCTGGAGCTCCAGACCCTGGCCATGCCCTGCATCAGCTCAGGGATATTCGGCATTCCCCTGAATGTGTGTTCTGAGGCCATAGTCTCTGCAGTGAGGGACTTTGGGAGGGAACAGCACATCCTTACCAAGGTCACTCTGATTGATGTGAGTGGAGAGGCAGTGAGAGCCATGCAGGAGGCCTGTGATAGGCTGTTACAGGGGAAGAGGGAGTTTCCTGGGTGGGAGGTAGAGTCcagcaccaccactaccactacacatGCTCCTCAGAGAGACACCACTGCTGCCTCCGCCAGGGGAACAGCCGCTCCAGAGGTCTGTGTCCAGGTGGAGATCATCCAGGGAACCATAGAGAAacaggag GCTTTTCAGACTGCCCAGAATGCTATGCATATCAGAGGGTTCGAATTGGGCAGTCGACCAGAGCAAG ACATCAGGATTGTGCTGCTGGGGAAAACCGGAGGAGGTAAAAGCAGTGCTGGAAACACCATCTTCAGACAAGATGATgtgttcctctcagacagttccTCCATCTCCGCAACACAGATATGTGAAGCTCATACAAAGAACATCAAAGGCAGAAACATCACCCTGATTGACACACCTGGATTCTTTGACACTGACATCCCTGAAGAGGAGCTGAAACCTAAAATAGGTAAATGTATAACAGAGTGTGCTCCAGGACCACATGCCTTTCTCATCGTGCTGAAAGTGGAACGGTACACAGTCCACGAGAATGAAGCCGTAGCGAAAATCGAGACGTACTTTTCACCAGAGGCCTTCAAATATGCCACAGTCCTCTTCACACATGGTGACCAGCTCAATGGTTTGACCATTGAGAAGTTTGTCCAACAGAATGATGAACTGAACAAGCTTGTGGAGAAATGTGGAGGCCGCTGTCACGTGATCGACAACAAATACTGGAACACCAATCAGCAGGGTCAGTACAGCAACCAGTACCAAGTAGCAGAGTTACTCAACACCATAGAGAAGATGGTGAGAGAGAACGGAGGAGGGTTCTACACCAACGAGATGCTCCAAGAGGCAGAGAGATTAATACAAGCAGAGATAGAGAGTCTTAGGAAGGAGTCAACGGGAAAGATGACACAGGAAGAGATGAGAAAACAGGCTAAAGAAATAGTGTGGAAGAAAAGCCTGATCAAACTCTCAGGGATTACAACAGGTGTTGTGGTAGGAGCTTTTCTTGGGGTGGCACTGGTGACAGGGATCCCACTCACACTCGCTACAAAACCACTGATTCATTTAGTCAAACGTCAGATGGCAGCTTCAATGAAAACAGTGCCAACAGTCATGGCGAATGCAGAAGGACCAGTCATTGCAGGAGAGACAGTGGCGCTCATTGGAGTGGGTTCAGAGATAGGCATAGGTGCAGGGGTAGTAGGCATAGCTGCAGGAGTTGTTGCTGGGACCGCTGCTACAGCAGGAGCATTAAGAGGAGGGATAGTAGGAGCTACTGCAGCAGAGgaggcagagacagtacaggagGCAGCAGAGAAAGCAGCCAATGCTGTCTACCATGAAGCTAAGGGTATTTATGACCAAGCAGGACACCTTTTGAAAGGCTACAGTAACAGATCAGATACAACTGGATTCATGCATAAGAATCATACGTGGAATAATTGA